TAGAAAATGTATCATTTTCATCCATTTTCATCCCTgtataacaaagaaaaatatcagaGAGAACTCTGTATTATATTTGGCCATTTGCAAATACAGTATTTTATGCATGTGCATGCATTTTTGAAGTTGTTAGATATCTTAAATGTCATATGAATGATCTTAATGTGTGCATGTTGAAATATTGTAACAGATCTGATTGAATAAATCCAGTTTTATATTCAAAGGCAACAGTTGTAAAATAGAATATcggtatttgatttttatattgaacattatataacatataaattTATTACCGTAAATGATAAACATTTGTTGATGGATCTAATGATCATAAACAAAGATTTTCTGATACTAGTGTCGAAGATTTTTCAAACGTACATATATCTGATTGAGTTCCATAATTTacattcaatataaaaaatatattattgctgTATGTCCTGGGTACCAGTATATATCATTAATGAAATCATAATATACTCTAGTTTAAAAGCTACATAATATGGCTTGGATTAACCCTTTCTTATTTTGGTAACACCTcaatatcaaacaaatttttcttttaagcAAATTGTGAATTTGATTACCTCTGTTATTGTTGGATTTAGATTTTGTGATTGCCTGAAATTCAActtatttgaataaagatctttattatacatgtatttatataccaGTTGTAATTTTAAGCATTCTCAATGGTCAAATTGCAGACGGAGAGACCAGACCTGTTTTATGCAGTCCCCTGGTCCTATGGTACGCTAGGTTTCCTGGTGTCTgcagaaatcaaaatcattcCATCCAAGAAGTTTGTCCGAATGGAGTACTTCCCGGTCCACTCCAAGGACGAAATGGTCCAGAAATTTCAGGAACAAACTCTGTTACAGGACCGAAATGAGTTTGTGGAGACTTTGGCATATACTTTGGATGAGGCTGTCGTGATGACTGGAAATCTGACAGATGAGGCGGAACCTGATAAGGTTGTCACATTAGTTAGACAGAAGGACTTCAtctttctatttttgttttgtttaatttattctttaatatCTAGTATTTTTTATGAGTATTTCTTTTGGATTTGCATGTACATTATCTATATAGAGTATCTGGTACTCATTTGGAAAATGTTTGAATGATTATAAGCATAATTTTTTATCGTCaattattttctgtttaatttatGTACAGATAAATCCTATTGGTTATTTCTGGAAGCCGTGGTTCTTTAAACACGTGGAGGGGTTCTTGCGCAGCGGCCCAGCGGTAGAATACATTCCCATTAGACACTACTACCACAGACACACTCGCAGTATATTCTGGGAACTCCAGGTAAAACACGCACTCCAACACTAAGTGACCAATTTACAGGTACACCATGTTGCTGAGTGACAAATTCCTGTTATCATTCTGTTTCACAGGTTTCTGTAATGATGTTTTATCACAGATGTATAATATGTTGATGTTTTACACCTAATTTTAGCAGTTTCTGTTTTGTGGATACAAACAGTTTACACAGGGAAATAAATTATCAAGTATCTaccatatatttatacatgtcatCCTGGGTCTGATaccaaatttaaataaattcaaactgTAGTTTTGCTTATTTTCCCATTATTGGtatttagtttaaacaatattttttcagtATTAAATTAGTATCATACAGTCATCTACATTTCAGCAAAATATGCATATTAAAAGGTTGAGAAACAAGCCAAAaggcttttaaaatatgttaatctcGCTCTTGATTATTGGTACATGAATTTGTATATTACCTACTTactcattttgtattttttaggaCATCATTCCTTTTGGAAACAACCCCATCTTTAGATACCTGTTTGGTTGGGCAGTTCCACCCAAAATCTCCCTCCTGAAACTCACCCAAGGGGAGACAACCAAGAAACTGTATGAAAAATACCAGATCATCCAAGACATGCTTGTGCCTCTGGACAAGTTGTCAGAAGCAATGGAAGTGTTTGAGAAAGAAATCCAGGTAGAAAAATTAACAGGAATGTAAAAACATTTCTACCCAATTTATACAGTGTATTTCTTCTTCCCCTCTTATCATATGAAATCTTTCATTGACCATTCTTACcaaattcatattttcaatTACACTTAATTAGTATTACAGGTACATTTTTACTTACCTTTTTAAATGACAGATGTACCCCCTGTGGCTGTGCCCCTTCATATTGTACAACCAGCCTGGCATGGTTCATCCACCCCAGAAAGGTGACCAGCTGTATGTAGATATAGGGGCCTACGGCTCCCCCAAATCTAGTACATGGGAGGCTGTCAAAACTACCAAAGCCCTGGAGGCCTACGTCATCAAATCTGGCGGGTATGTGCTGCAAATACTACAGAAACTTGGGAGGGGGAGGGATGTTGTGCTGCAATGATGAATTAATTGATTGCAAGTGTTAGCAGAACCATttcagaattaatttttatccaATGATATTCACTTTGTGTATGCCtggtaatgtacatgtatgatattaatGCCAATACTATCATGCTACATCTTGCACACTGTTTGATAATGATGTAAATTCTTAAGAAAGGTTTTCTGTGTGTAGATTCCAGATGCTGTATGCGGACAGCTATCTGAGCAGGGAGGAATTCAGGAAGATGTTCGATCATAGCCTGTACGATAGGATGAGGAAGGAATTAGATTGCGAGAAAGCTTTTCCTGAGGTGTATGACAAAGTCAACAGGAAAGTCAGAGACTaaatcagtttatcaatcaaaaaATCTTTGTTGATCTACAAAGGAGAAAAAGTATGCCCATGAACAAACACTGGGGTAAATActatggaatcattagatttcatggTGGCACAATTTTCGTAAAATTCGTGAGTACCTCTCACCCACAAATTAACATCCTTCTCAAGTGAATAAATTAGGGCTATAAGTCATATATCCTTTTGTAAGTATAAGAGCacaaaattacgtccccacaaacctgtaaaattgaatcaatccacgaaaattggcccccacaaattgTAATGATTCCATAGTCGGGGGAAATGCACCAATCAAATTTATCCGCTTCTGCAGTATTTTTATTAGGGATGGGGgac
This portion of the Magallana gigas chromosome 7, xbMagGiga1.1, whole genome shotgun sequence genome encodes:
- the LOC105347433 gene encoding delta(24)-sterol reductase, with the translated sequence MALGLGLDVSLKNVFIITVPLLISWARYRGLEYIIKHYRWVFVCLFLMPISVVYDVYMFIRNWIVFKLNSAPKQHANKVKDVQQQVKKWNENGRQSKMCTARPGWATVSFRRGLYKKQLRNIEVNMIDILEIDEKKRTVRVEPLVTMGQITAFLNPLGWTLPVLPELDDLTVGGLIMGVGIETSSHKHGLFQHCCVSYELVLADGSVVTCSETERPDLFYAVPWSYGTLGFLVSAEIKIIPSKKFVRMEYFPVHSKDEMVQKFQEQTLLQDRNEFVETLAYTLDEAVVMTGNLTDEAEPDKINPIGYFWKPWFFKHVEGFLRSGPAVEYIPIRHYYHRHTRSIFWELQDIIPFGNNPIFRYLFGWAVPPKISLLKLTQGETTKKLYEKYQIIQDMLVPLDKLSEAMEVFEKEIQMYPLWLCPFILYNQPGMVHPPQKGDQLYVDIGAYGSPKSSTWEAVKTTKALEAYVIKSGGFQMLYADSYLSREEFRKMFDHSLYDRMRKELDCEKAFPEVYDKVNRKVRD